One part of the Vitis riparia cultivar Riparia Gloire de Montpellier isolate 1030 chromosome 6, EGFV_Vit.rip_1.0, whole genome shotgun sequence genome encodes these proteins:
- the LOC117916822 gene encoding pectinesterase 2-like yields the protein MAFIALVLLSLLTPLVSVYSFDDVKSWCSQTPNPQPCDYFLSQKTDHSLIKQKSDFLNLSMQLALERAIIAHGNTLSLGSKCRNEREKAAWNDCLELYEHTILKLNKTLDPNTRCTQVDAQTWLSTALTNLQTCQDGFIELGVSDYLLPSMSNNVSKLISNTLSINKVPYAEPSYKGGYPTWVKPGDRKLLQSSSLASQANIVVSKDGSGDYTTIGAAITAASKRSGSGRYVIYVKAGTYSENVQIGSGLKNIMLLGDGIGKTIVTGSKSVGGGSTTFKSATVAVVGDGFIARGMTFRNTAGASNHQAVALRSGSDLSVYYQCSFEGYQDTLYTYSERQFYRECDIYGTVDFIFGNAAVVFQNCNIYARNPPNKINTVTAQGRTDPNQNTGISIHDCKVTAASDLKPVQGSVKTYLGRPWKEYSRTVFLKTYLDSLINSAGWLEWSGDFALNTLYYGEYMNTGPGSSTSGRVKWAGYHVITSSTEAAKFTVGNFISGNSWLPSTNVPFTSGL from the exons ATGGCTTTTATAGCTCTTGTACTCCTGTCCCTCCTTACTCCTCTCGTCTCTGTTTACTCCTTCGATGATGTAAAATCATGGTGCAGCCAGACACCCAACCCTCAACCTTGTGACTACTTTTTGAGCCAAAAGACTGATCACTCCCTCATCAAACAAAAGTCCGATTTTCTCAACTTATCAATGCAACTTGCTTTAGAACGTGCCATAATTGCTCATGGTAACACCCTTTCCCTGGGCTCCAAGTGTCGGAATGAGCGAGAAAAGGCTGCGTGGAATGATTGTCTTGAGCTCTACGAGCACACCATTCTTAAGCTCAATAAAACTCTTGATCCCAACACTAGGTGCACCCAAGTTGACGCTCAAACATGGCTCAGCACTGCTCTTACCAACCTCCAAACATGCCAAGACGGGTTCATCGAGCTTGGTGTGTCAGACTACCTTTTGCCCTCAATGTCCAACAATGTTTCCAAGTTGATTAGTAACACTCTATCCATCAACAAAGTTCCATATGCCGAGCCTAGTTACAAAGGGGGTTACCCAACTTGGGTGAAACCTGGTGACCGAAAGCTTTTGCAGTCTTCTTCTCTGGCTTCGCAGGCGAATATTGTGGTGTCAAAAGATGGCTCAGGGGATTACACGACAATCGGAGCAGCAATCACTGCAGCATCCAAGCGATCAGGAAGTGGAAGGTATGTGATATATGTGAAGGCAGGGACATATAGTGAGAATGTTCAAATTGGAAGCGGTTTGAAGAATATAATGTTGCTGGGTGATGGAATTGGAAAGACCATAGTCACCGGAAGTAAGAGTGTGGGGGGAGGCTCTACTACATTCAAGTCAGCTACAGTTG CTGTGGTTGGAGATGGCTTCATAGCTCGTGGCATGACATTCCGTAACACCGCTGGAGCATCCAACCACCAGGCAGTGGCTCTACGATCCGGGTCTGACCTCTCAGTGTATTACCAATGTAGCTTTGAAGGGTACCAAGATACTCTCTACACTTACTCTGAGCGACAGTTCTATAGAGAATGCGATATATATGGGACTGTGGATTTCATATTTGGGAATGCTGCAGTTGTGTTTCAAAATTGCAACATTTATGCTCGTAACCCTCCCAACAAGATCAACACAGTAACTGCCCAAGGCAGGACTGACCCTAACCAAAACACTGGAATTTCCATACACGACTGTAAGGTTACGGCTGCTTCCGATCTAAAGCCAGTCCAAGGCTCGGTCAAGACATACCTTGGAAGGCCATGGAAAGAATATTCTCGGACCGTCTTCCTAAAGACCTACCTTGATAGCCTAATAAACTCGGCTGGTTGGTTGGAATGGAGCGGTGACTTTGCCCTAAACACACTGTATTATGGAGAGTACATGAATACAGGCCCCGGGTCATCCACATCTGGTAGGGTAAAATGGGCTGGCTATCATGTGATTACTAGCTCAACTGAAGCAGCAAAGTTCACGGTTGGTAACTTCATCTCCGGCAATTCTTGGTTACCATCTACCAACGTTCCTTTCACTTCTGGCCTTTGA